The sequence TGTGTACGGTGGCTTTGACCCTGGAACCGGCAGACCTTGCACCGACTCTCACCGACTTGGCCATTGCCTTGCGGGAACCGGCCCGACCTCTCTTTTTGGGACGCAAGCCCTGCCTGCCCAGTACACCCATTCTGGCTGGACGCATGGAAGCGGCAACCTTGCATGCAGCCTTGACCGTTTTCAACCATCAGGATGTTGAGCCGGAAATGTTGTTCAGTCCGAAAAACGGCATGCGTGCCTGTTGGCCTCCGGGTCAGGGTCCTGAAGACCCGGACACCACGCTCCTCAACCTCCTGACGGACCAACGCGACTGGCAAAATCAGATCCATTGTGGGCAACGGCTGGTGCGCATGGGCATGATTCATCCGCAACGGGGAGACCAACATGGTTGAACCATTTTA comes from Magnetococcales bacterium and encodes:
- the cas5e gene encoding type I-E CRISPR-associated protein Cas5/CasD, yielding MEMLILRLEAPLLAFGGPTVDQKGVIRPFPAASMLTGLLGNALGWDHADTDLLDRLQARVRFAARLDREGEEVLDYQTVDLGQDFMDMKKLGWTTRGEMEHRGSGSATSGTHIRFRPYRADALCTVALTLEPADLAPTLTDLAIALREPARPLFLGRKPCLPSTPILAGRMEAATLHAALTVFNHQDVEPEMLFSPKNGMRACWPPGQGPEDPDTTLLNLLTDQRDWQNQIHCGQRLVRMGMIHPQRGDQHG